Proteins from a genomic interval of Quercus robur chromosome 9, dhQueRobu3.1, whole genome shotgun sequence:
- the LOC126698331 gene encoding probable calcium-binding protein CML29 produces the protein MAQVGSISAQTEILSHVLSLVEAFRAFDSDNDGSITVAELGGIMGSLGYNPSEQEVREMMQKGDTDNNGLLSMEEFLEMNTKDLQIGSLGNLLKAAFETLKGDEDEVLTVDELFQVMGSLGFHLTREDCQSIVASMDGDGDGAVSFEDFQLIVTSLL, from the coding sequence ATGGCTCAAGTTGGCTCTATATCTGCACAAACTGAGATACTGAGCCATGTTCTAAGTCTAGTGGAAGCATTTAGAGCTTTTGACTCAGACAATGATGGATCAATAACAGTTGCTGAACTCGGTGGCATCATGGGATCACTTGGGTACAATCCAAGTGAACAAGAGGTAAGGGAAATGATGCAGAAAGGAGACACTGACAATAATGGTTTGCTGAGCATGGAGGAGTTCTTGGAGATGAACACCAAGGATTTGCAAATTGGGTCCTTGGGGAATCTCCTTAAAGCGGCCTTTGAAACTTTGAAGGGTGATGAGGATGAGGTTTTGACAGTAGATGAGCTGTTTCAGGTCATGGGGAGTCTGGGCTTTCACTTAACTCGGGAGGATTGTCAGAGTATTGTTGCTTCCATggatggagatggagatggagcTGTTAGCTTTGAGGATTTCCAGCTCATAGTTACTTCCCTCCTCTAA